In Malus sylvestris chromosome 15, drMalSylv7.2, whole genome shotgun sequence, a single genomic region encodes these proteins:
- the LOC126604962 gene encoding uncharacterized protein LOC126604962, with translation MKNRASFFWFLFMGSSGLSTRGGEKRRGRPGGGQIEEEDPVDKSKRKTRWTNEKNEARFFILQNSEVVDSESGVGFCLLCCCFFVWIMSSLLNLSLFVGSRRLWTPNLGLDVLDFLMCEAVRKKEMRTAIYEDAAVVLGWSGEVVEQGEQSSKALRSRAEQRS, from the coding sequence ATGAAGAATCGAGCTTCGTTTTTCTGGTTTTTGTTCATGGGATCATCGGGCTTGTCCACCAGAGGAGGAGAAAAACGAAGAGGAAGACCCGGTGGAGGACAAATCGAAGAGGAAGACCCGGTGGACAAATCGAAGAGGAAGACCCGGTGGACAAACGAGAAAAACGAAGCTCGATTCTTCATTTTGCAGAATTCGGAGGTTGTGGACTCCGAATCTGGGGTTGGATTCTGTCTTCTCTGCTgctgtttttttgtttggattatGTCTTCTTTGTTAAATTTGTCTCTGTTTGTGGGCAGTCGAAGGTTGTGGACTCCGAATCTGGGGTTGgatgttttggattttttaatGTGCGAGGCAGTGAGGAAGAAGGAAATGAGAACGGCGATTTACGAGGACGCGGCGGTTGTCCTGGGATGGTCCGGTGAGGTTGTCGAGCAGGGTGAGCAGTCGAGCAAAGCGCTGAGGAGTCGAGCAGAGCAACGATCTTAG